The sequence TAAGTAAGTGGAAAAAGGCATTTTTCACTTTTGGAGTAGAAGGCTTAAAGCTTAGATACAAGGGAAGTCAGGGATTTTTGAATCCACAACAGCGCTATTGTGTAATTGAATGGCTCAAAACCAAAGAGAAGTGGAATTTGAGCGAACTAGAATACGAGATAGCATCTTCGTATGGGGTAGTGTTTGAGTCAAAACAGAGCTACTACGACTTATTTGATGCAGCTGGGATTAGTTGGAAGAAAACTCAAGCTCATAACCCCAAGTATGACGAAGAATTAGTAGCATCAAAAAAAAAAGAAATCTGTGAGTTACTGGAAACGAGACGTTCTGAAATCGAGTCAGGAAAGTTAGTGGTATTCATGGTTGATGAATGTCATCTGTTGTGGGGTGATATCTGTGGATATGTTTGGGGAAAAACTAGCGAACGCATATCAGTTCCAGTTGTAAACGCTCGTGACAAGCAAACATATTTTGGTGCTATAGACTACAAAACCCACGAATTTATAACTTACGCAGCTAAAAAAGGAGACTCCCAAAACATGATAAATTTCTTGGAATATCTTCAATCACAGCGTCCAGGAGCTAATCTTTTAATAATTTGGGATGGAGCTTCTTATCATCGTTCCAATGCAATTCAAGACTATTTAGACTCTTTGAATCGTCAGCTTGAACAGGAACAATGGTTGATAACTTGTAAACGCTTTGCCCCAAATGCTCCACAACAAAATCCCGTAGAAGATATTTGGTTACAAGCGAAAAAATTGATTAGAGAGTTTTATTTTTTCTGTCATTCTTTTTCTGTAGTTAAAGCATTATTTGAGCTAGCCGTCAATGGTCAAATTTTTGACTTTCCTAAGCTGAATGAGTACGGTAATTTCTCACAAATGATTTAGGATTGCTATATATAGTCAGAAAGCATGACCTTGTAACCGACTTTGGCAGTTAGATAGCCAAGTTGAAAATCGTCTGCGAGATAATCGGCGATCGCTTCAAATCCCCCGATTGCTTTTAGCACTTCTTGACGAATTACAATCGTTGAACCAAGTGCGAACTTCATACCCTCTAACTGTTTGCTGGTAATAGCACCTGCGTGAAAATCACAAGCAGTCCCAACTGCTTCTAACTTTTCTACCCATCCCCGTGCTACGGAACGATATAAACAGGTGACAACACCAACATTCTTATTATGTAACGGTTGAACAACTCGCTGCAAGTAGTCTTCCCCAACTCGGATATCGCTATCAGCAATAACTAGGATTTCGTATTTGGCGAAAGATAAAGCATTTGCCAGATTACTCACCTTTAGGTTTGTACCAATAATGCGATCGCAGATTATTAAATGAATATCCAGTTTCGGAAAGTCTCGGATAATTTGTTTGACCACATCTATTCCAGGGTCTTGCGGGCTGCGGACGCTGAAGATAATCTGATAAGTTGAATATTCCTGTCGGCAAAATGTTGCCAAATTGTCGTAGATATCTCTGTCTAGTCCGCAAATTGGCTTCAGGATAGTAATGGGTGGATAAAAATTTGGAGCGTATATATGCGGAAAGAATTGGCTTTTTGAGAAGAAAAGACATTATTTTTGGATTATTCCAGAAAGTTTAAAAATCACAATTAGAAACCAGGACAGTCAGCGATTATTTGCTATTTATCGCTAACTGCTAATAACTTAAAACCTTTCGCCAATACCAAAATTGATGCGGTTGTCACCGTCGCCATTGATGCCGTAGTCAATGCGAATTGGCCCCAGTGGCGATTGTACGCGCACACCAAGACCATAACCGTAGCCAGTACCGTTTTTGTTCAGCACCTCAGCTGATCTGGTACTACTTCCCAGATCGCTGCCGATATCAAAAAATAGTGCGCCACTGACGACTGAGAAAACTGGGAAGCGATACTCGGTAGATGCTTGTATATAACTACGTCCACTACCTAATCCTCCTTCTTGATAACCCCGGACGGAGTTACTACCACCAAGGGTAAAGGCTTCGTAAGGAGGCAAGTCACCAAGGATAGTTCCACCTTGCAAGTTAAATGCTAAAGTTTGTAGGCCTTTGGTAAGACTAATAAAGTTGACAGGGAAATATTGGCTATAGTTACCTCGTAACCTGGTGAGAAAAATATTGCCTAGTCCCACTGGTACTGACTGATCGACTCCGAAGCGGAGATAAGAACCGCTAGTCGGTTGTAAGGGGTTGTTACGGCGATCGCGTTGTACCCCTAGTTGCAACAGCAGCAAATCGTCTTCACCTTGTCCAGATGCACTAAGTGGAACTCGTTCTGTGGGTACTCCATTCTTGAACACCGTTCCTTCTTTTCTGATGTTGCCATTGGCATCACGGGTGGAAACTCGTTGATACTGCAAACCTGCTGAAGCCGTCCATTCAGAATTTTTGTAGGAATTATTGCTCAGGGGACGAGTAAAGGTGACACCGCCACCTAGACGGAGGACACGGGGGCGATCGCCATCGGTCTTCCCCTGTTCAAAGGTTTTGATATTGTTATTTTTGCCATCAAAAATCAACGAAATGGAACTGCGGCGAAAAATATTGGCTGTATAGGAAGTCCGGTAGGGATCTCCGGCAATCCAGGGGTCGGTATATCGCAGGTCAAACAACAGTTCCCGTTCTCCCACCTGTATTTCTGTCCCCAGTTTTTGGTTCCTACCGTTCAGGTTTTGCTGTTGATAGCTAACTGTTCCAAAAAGTCCGCTAGCAGAACTAATCCCTGCCCCAGCCGCAATAGAACCACTACTGCGTTCAGCTACGTTCACTACTACATCCACTTTGCTGGGGTCGGTACCAGGGTCAAGGGAGACATTTACATCTTCAAACAGTCCCAGTCCATACACGCGCTGTAGGTCTTTTTGCACGGTGTTGCGATTGAATATTTGTCCTGGCTTCAACTCCAATTCTCGGGTAATGATGTAAGCTTGTGTCCGTCCGCGAATTGGTTGTCCCTTTTCGTCTGTTTCTTGACCATCTTTATTGCGGAACCGGACTCTAATATTCTCTACTACCCCTTCTGCTACTTGCAAGGTAACAACTCCGTTTTCAGAGACTTGGGGCGCTCCAATTACGTTGGCTAGCACGTAACCTTTGTCTTGATATCGTTTGTTTAACTGCTTGATGCTTTCTTGCAAGTCACGCAAGTTAAGGATTTTGCCATATTGCTCCCGAAATACTTCATCGACAGTATTAGCTGGTAATACGGAGGCGACACCAGTGCCAGGATTGGCTTGCACTTCTACTTTGCTAAGAACAGGGTTAGGCTGTACAACAAAGCTCACCCGCACTCCCAAGGGGGTATCTTCAGGCGATGCTTGGACGTTGGAGAAGAAGCCAGTACCAAAGATGGCGTTAATATCTTCTTGCAGTTGGCTGCGAGTTGTCGTTTGTCCTGGTTGGGTACGAATTACTCTGTAAACTTGGTTTTCTAGTTCTGGTGATAGTTGCCCTGTCTGAGATTTAACCACTACTTCCGACACCAGTACGCGGGGGTCATTGGCTTCTGGGGCTGTGTTGGGTTTAATATTTCTTGGAGTTGTGGGAGATACAGGTGTCGCCGCAGGTAGCTTGACATTTTCCCCACCAGGAGTGGTGCTAGGAGACGGGGAAGGTGTTTGTTGTTGAGTGAGGTTTGGGTTTCTTTGAAGGGTTTGTGCCATTGTGGAGGTTGGCACTACTACCTCTGGTGAAGCCAATGATGCTGAATTGACTGTTAAGGCTTTGACTGATTGAGACTTGAGATACTCCGAATTTGGAATACCTATTGTATTAGGGTGAAATTCTAGACCTTGACTGAAGTGACTTTGAGCAGTGCCTTTTTCTGCCTGCTGATTTGTTCCTAGTGTAAAAATCTTTGTTGTCTGTTTCAGACTATTAGCAGTTTGTGCATTTGCACTCTCGCAGCTACCCAAAGGAGCTGCAATTGCCAGCACTGCCACCAATACCGGGGATAAACGCATTTTATTTACATTCCTCATAGTTACCACACGCAGTACTCCACAGGAGCCACAGGAGTTACTTAGCGATCGCCTCCGGCGGGGCGTAGCCCATCGCAAAATCATGCTCTTATGCAAAGCAACTGACCACTAAAGCCAAAAATACTGATGAAAACTATAGCTATAGCCGGATCAGTTGAAGGATTCATGTGTAAATTTATCTGAAATATCGGTTTCTGATTATAAGCAGCAAAGGTCAAGAACTCGGAAAGATTCATCTCAATAACTTGATATTTTCATGACCTTGTTAGTTACTGAGGCGAACGCGGCATATTTTTAAAATTGAAGCAAATCTTTCCGAGTTCTTGACTTTTATTCTCCATAATTCAATCCGAGAACCTTAGTCATACAGGTTGTTTAACTCTAATTAAAGGATTGAATGCAATGAAAAATTATACAAAAATGATCCTAGCTGCTGTTACTATAGTTTTATATTAAAGTGCAGTTTTTAATATTACAAATAAAGGCAGAAGGCAGAGGGTAGAGGAAAAGAAGAATTAATAAAAACTTTAGTTTTGGGTCTAAAACCCAGTTTAAAAAAGGAATTGTATCGAGACGCGTAGCGTGAGATACAAAGAGTCATTATAGCTGCTTTCGTACTTCTGCCTTCTGAACTAAAATTTTAGTGTTTGACATTTGCAATCTTTGTAAAGTACAGCCAGAATTACAAATAATACTTTATTAGATGATAAATCTTGCGGAAACTGCGTATCTAGTGGCAATGTATCGCGCATTGGAAAGCGAACGTGCAGATGCACTATTTAAAGACCCATTAGCGCGTGTGTTAGCTGGTGGAAAAGGTGAAATGTTTGTTGAAGTTATAGGGGAGAAAGACAAAATTACAAATGCGATCGCCATCCGCACCTATGTTATTGATAACTTAATTTTACAGTTAGTTAAGTCAAAAAAGATTGACACTGTAATCAATCTGGCTGCGGGGTTAGATACTCGACCCTATCGATTACCTCTTTCTCTTTGTGCATCGCTTCGTTGGATTGAAGTTGACCTGCCGGAAATCATTGCTTACAAAGAACAATTACTTAAAGACCAGCAACCTTTGTGTTGGCTTGAGCGTGTCAAACTCGATATTACCAACCTGGCATTGAGAAAGACTTTTTTCTCAGAGATTAATCTTGTAGCAAGACAGGCTCTAGTGATCACAGAAGGGTTGCTATCATATCTACACGAAACCCAAGTAGCATTACTTGCAACCGATATTTATGAGCAATCTCATCTGAATTGGTGGCTATTTGAATTGGAATCATCATTAGCGTTAAAGCACTATGATCAAGTTTACGCTCGAAAAATTTTCGACCAATATTTTGCGGATGGGAATAAAACCTTGTTATTTGCTCCAGAGCAAGGGGCAGAATTTTTTCAACACTATAATTGGAAAGTTGCAAAATCTGTATCTGCATGGAAAGAGTTACACCGACTAAACCGAGGGATCAAATTTGCCTGGTTACTAGAAATAATTATGAAATTGGTTGCTAATGAATATTGGGAAAAAAATCAGCGGCAGGGTAGTATTGTATTGCTTGAGAAAAGTTGATATTTAAGATGATTATAAGGGCAGGTTAAAACTGTAATCGTTCGCCTATGAATAAAGGAGGTTGTTGAAACTAGAACATTCAACAACCTCATATTTAGTTATTTACAGCTACACATCAATTAAAACTAGTTAAAAATTACTCTACTTGTTATTTTCATTTGTTTCTTGTTCGTTATTACTCTGCGGAACTTGAATGCTACTCTTGGGACGAGAAGCTTCATTTTCGTTGTTTTCCTGGTTAGCATTCTCAGTGTAGAGAACCTTACCATTACCAGCGTCAATTTTTACCTCTTTCTGACTAATTTCTACAGCATAAACTAAGTTTCCATCTTCATTTTCGAGTTTTACACTACTAGCTTTAGTACCGACAGAAGTTTCAGCAGCTTGTTGAGCTTGTTCTGCTGTGATTTTAGCTAAAGCTTGTAGTTTTTTGTCCTCTTGCTGTTCTTGTTGATCATCATTGGTTTCACCGTCACCGTCACTTGCTTGAGCTATTTTAGTGTGATGAACACCATTATTCATTACTTCAGGAGCTTCTATCGCGTCATTAGCTTCGCCATCTCCGTCACTAAATTTAGCTACTTGTATACTGTTTTGAGAAGGAGAGGCACTCACGGTTTTTACCACTGCACTAACACCTAAAACACTCATTAAAGCAGCTGCTAAAGCGATTTTTGTCGAAGTTTTCATGTGTGTAAATCCTGGAGATTTGTGTTTTTTGAGCAATCTAAAATAGTTATCATTATTTGTGTAGTTCACACCTATTTTTGATTTGCTACAGTTTTACTTTAAATATAAAAAGTCAAGAACTTGGAAAGATTGATTGAGACTATTAAAAATTATTTTGGTAACAGTATGCAAGTTGTAACAAAAGGATTGAAAAAGTTTTCTCTACTCAGTCAAAACTTTCCAAGTTCTTAACAAATGCAATCTACAGTAAAACTACAAATACAGATTGAGACATATAGGATTTATGAATAACTCAACAAAAATCATTATTATCGGCTCTTTGCTTAGTACTTTGGGTATCGCTGGTTTGGCAAAAGCTATCTCTACAAATCAACCCCAGTTACCTGTTGCAATCATGCCGCAGCATCACAGTAGCACTCAAATGATTATTAGTAAGGATAAAGATGTGAAAATCGATGAAAACAGAGAACAGCCAGACGCAGCTTACGATGCTGATAGTGAGGTAAATCATGATAAAGTACCAACTTCTCTAGTAGTCTGCCAAGCTAACTTTGCTATGTTAAATTTGGATATAAACGCTCCATTTTTCGGCGAGCATCTTTGGTTTGAAAACCCCAATAAACACTAGCTTTTTGCTGATTACGTTTTTTCTCCCAAGCGGCAATCTCAGAAGTTAATGTTTCTGCATTAGGAATACGCCGTTCTAAACATTGGCGAGATAAAACAGATAATTCGATTTCTACCTGATTCAGCCCTTCGGGTTCGCCAGTTGCTTCAAGTCGGGGAACCCGCCCAACGCACTGGCTCACCAAGAAGCGTGTTTAGGAGTATAGTGAAACTCTAACTTTTGAATAATTCGACGTGCTTCTTCTGGTGGAAAAACTTCATATAATGCATTGGGTGTATGAATATTCAAGTTATCAACTACTAAACGAATAACATCGGCATCTCGGTAGGAAACATCTACTAAATTTTTCATTTGTTTAGCAAAATCGGCTTTAGTTCGACGTTCTGTAACTTCGATATGCCGCCATCCAGCCAAGGGTTGAAAACATGCGAATAAATTTACTGTCCCGTTACGTTTATACTCAAAATCATAACGTTCAGGTTGCTCTGGCTGTGGTGGCAAAGGAAGTCTTACTTCTTCTACTAATTGGTATGGACGTTCATCAAAGCAGACTACAGGGCGTTTAGGATCATAAGGCTCATTGTATAAATCCAGCACATCTTCCATTCGAAAACATATTCTGCGTTAACTTCAGGAATACACCATTGTTCTTTCAACCAAGGCTTAATTTCATTTTTTTTAAAGTTTGACGTACTGTTTCATCTGAGATTGAATCTATGATACCAACGTTCACTAAATGATCTGCTAATAATTGCATTGTCCAACGCACTCTTCCTTCTGGCGGATTAGAACAAGCTGTTGCAATCAAAAATGCTTCTTGCTTTTCATCTAATTTTTTATGTTTTGGTGGATGAACTTCATCCTTTAAAGCAAAATCTAACCCTCCAATGACAAATTTTTCTCGTATTCGTTGCACTGTTGCAACATGCGCTCTAACTATGCTAGCGATCGCTTGATCCGTTTCTCCTTCGGAAGCCATCAAAAGAATGTTTGCACGGCTTATGGTTCTTGCCTTATGCTTACCTTTCTTAATTATCGATTGCAGTTGGGAAACTTCATCTTCATTCAAGTCAACAATGTACTTTTTTGCCATGTTACACCCCGTTTTTGGCTATTTTACCAATTAGAGGTTTTACTTAGCAAAGTTACCTTGGTACACTACTAGGCCAAGTGGGTGAATATGGTGAAAGCGTCTATGATATGGCTAAAGCCAATGATTGGACAAAAGCCACAGCTAATCTCACGTCGCTTCAAAATGCAGCAAAAAGTCTACGTACCGAAATCAAGGGTAAAAATAAAACAGAATTAGTACAGTTGGATGCCAAAATAGCAGCACTCAAGGGTGCTGTCACAGATAAAAATCGCATATCTGCAATGCGCGATGCTAACCAAGTGACGTTAATCTCTGCCAATATTACCAAGGAATTTGAACCAAAAGTACCAGTTGAGGTAACGCTACTTGACTACTATGGACGCGATCTGGAAATTTGGTCGATAACAGGAAATACAAGCCAACTGAAAACAACTGCGTCGGAGATGCGCCGCACCTGGAATGCAGTCAGACCATCTATCTTAGCGCGTGGAGGAACTACACAAGTACAGAAATTTGATGGACTTGTTGCTAGTGTTGAGGCGGCAAAATTATCTAGAGATTACGCTCATCTTGCTACCCCTGTGCTAGATGAAGTGGATAATCTAGAAAAGGTCTTTAAATAATCAATACCTTTGCCAAAATAAGAGCCTATAAAAATTTTGGCAAAAACGGCAAAATGACTCATATATAAGCGTTTAGCTTACAAGATAGATTGGAGGCTCAAACCCTTTGTACTACGGGCAATACGTTAAAAAATGCTTGCGGGAAACCTTGAAGGAATTTTTAGAGCTTATTGTTTTTGCCAGACCTTTGAGAACAGGACGTTAATACATCAATTCAGCCTCGTAAATTGGCGAAGGTATTGAATAATAATACTCTTTTCTGGGTGTTGTTTGTCTAAGTCCCACTAATGATATTTCACTGCTTTACAGAGCTAATGTTATAACTTTTGATTGAGTCTGGAACAGCATAGTATTTTTACCGTGTAAAGTTTTTAGTTACATCACACATCCTATAAAACTTTCCAACTTCTTAACATTTGTTGTTTAGAGTCAAACAAGACCAAACTACTACGATGAAAACTTCATCATTACTCTAAAAAAATCAGGCAGGACAAATATCATGAAAAAAGTTTTAAACAGGGCTCCAGAGGTTACAAGTACCTTCTGGATTATTAAGGTTCTGGCAACCACGGTAGGTGAAACTGCGGCTGATTATTTGTCAGTAACTCTGAACCTCGGTTTAAGCGTTACATCCTATATTATGAGTGGCTTGTTACTCATTGCGCTTTGGAATCAGTTTAGGCTAAAACGATATGTCCCGGTGAGTTACTGGATTGTAGTCGTTTTTACAAGTATCACTGGCACGCTGATTACTGATAGATTGGTAGACGAGCTCGGAGTTAGTTTGATAACAACTACTATAGTTTTTAGTGTGGTCTTGCTAGTAGTTTTTGCGCTTTGGTATTTAAAAGAAAAGACATTAGCTATGCACTCCATCAACACAGCTAAAAGAGAGCTTTTCTACTGGGTGGCTATTTTATTTACGTTTGCTTTGGGGACGGCAACGGGGGACTTACTAGCAGAGGCTTTGAAGCTAGGTTATGCCCAATCAGCACTAATATTTAGTGTTTTAATTGCGATAGTAGCTGGTGGTTATTATTACTTTAGAATAAATGCAGTCTTGGCATTTTGGATAGCATATATCTTGACTCGTCCGCTTGGCGCATCTGTAGGTGATTTACTATCTCAACCTGCTAAAAATGGTGGCTTGGGTTTAGGTACGGTCGAAACTAGTATGCTTTTTCTTTCTATAATCATAAGTCTGGTTATTTACTTAAGCCTTAAGCAGAAGCAACCAGCGCCTACTGCCGATTGACCGAAAAGATTGATTAATGATAGCGACGATTTGCCATGTTACTCAACAGTGGGATGCTGATTTGATTATTTTAGGTCAGTGTAACCACTGTGCGATCGCAAAAAATAACTGATTTTTTGATTCAAAATTGTCTTTTCAATTTCTTGACTATTGTTCTGTAAGCTATGAGTCCACAATAGATTTAGACATACTCAATGATCCGAAAAATTTCTACCTTTTGGTTACGCCATATATACCCTCGTCTAGCTCCTTTAATTGCCACAATTGGTGTGGTTGGACTTACTGTTTGTCTGCTGATCCTGTTTGTTGTTGCCAAGCTTGCTGAAGAAGTTTTAGAGAAAGAAGCTTTTGCATTTGATACATCTTTCTTATTATGGATACATCAATTTGCCAATCCGAGTCTTGATAAATTAATGTTATTTATAACAAATCTTGGTAATCCTAAGACAGTAATAGTAGTCGCAGGAGTGACTTTAGGAATACTTTGGTGGCGACGTTACCGAGTAGAAATATACATTTTTGTGCTTACTTGTTTAG comes from Nostoc punctiforme PCC 73102 and encodes:
- a CDS encoding membrane protein: MKKVLNRAPEVTSTFWIIKVLATTVGETAADYLSVTLNLGLSVTSYIMSGLLLIALWNQFRLKRYVPVSYWIVVVFTSITGTLITDRLVDELGVSLITTTIVFSVVLLVVFALWYLKEKTLAMHSINTAKRELFYWVAILFTFALGTATGDLLAEALKLGYAQSALIFSVLIAIVAGGYYYFRINAVLAFWIAYILTRPLGASVGDLLSQPAKNGGLGLGTVETSMLFLSIIISLVIYLSLKQKQPAPTAD
- a CDS encoding BamA/TamA family outer membrane protein; protein product: MRLSPVLVAVLAIAAPLGSCESANAQTANSLKQTTKIFTLGTNQQAEKGTAQSHFSQGLEFHPNTIGIPNSEYLKSQSVKALTVNSASLASPEVVVPTSTMAQTLQRNPNLTQQQTPSPSPSTTPGGENVKLPAATPVSPTTPRNIKPNTAPEANDPRVLVSEVVVKSQTGQLSPELENQVYRVIRTQPGQTTTRSQLQEDINAIFGTGFFSNVQASPEDTPLGVRVSFVVQPNPVLSKVEVQANPGTGVASVLPANTVDEVFREQYGKILNLRDLQESIKQLNKRYQDKGYVLANVIGAPQVSENGVVTLQVAEGVVENIRVRFRNKDGQETDEKGQPIRGRTQAYIITRELELKPGQIFNRNTVQKDLQRVYGLGLFEDVNVSLDPGTDPSKVDVVVNVAERSSGSIAAGAGISSASGLFGTVSYQQQNLNGRNQKLGTEIQVGERELLFDLRYTDPWIAGDPYRTSYTANIFRRSSISLIFDGKNNNIKTFEQGKTDGDRPRVLRLGGGVTFTRPLSNNSYKNSEWTASAGLQYQRVSTRDANGNIRKEGTVFKNGVPTERVPLSASGQGEDDLLLLQLGVQRDRRNNPLQPTSGSYLRFGVDQSVPVGLGNIFLTRLRGNYSQYFPVNFISLTKGLQTLAFNLQGGTILGDLPPYEAFTLGGSNSVRGYQEGGLGSGRSYIQASTEYRFPVFSVVSGALFFDIGSDLGSSTRSAEVLNKNGTGYGYGLGVRVQSPLGPIRIDYGINGDGDNRINFGIGERF
- a CDS encoding PepSY domain-containing protein — protein: MKTSTKIALAAALMSVLGVSAVVKTVSASPSQNSIQVAKFSDGDGEANDAIEAPEVMNNGVHHTKIAQASDGDGETNDDQQEQQEDKKLQALAKITAEQAQQAAETSVGTKASSVKLENEDGNLVYAVEISQKEVKIDAGNGKVLYTENANQENNENEASRPKSSIQVPQSNNEQETNENNK
- a CDS encoding IS630 family transposase; its protein translation is MRSLSEFIENSQDKREIQRALAVKMLLEGYTHVAIQSILDVSSGFISKWKKAFFTFGVEGLKLRYKGSQGFLNPQQRYCVIEWLKTKEKWNLSELEYEIASSYGVVFESKQSYYDLFDAAGISWKKTQAHNPKYDEELVASKKKEICELLETRRSEIESGKLVVFMVDECHLLWGDICGYVWGKTSERISVPVVNARDKQTYFGAIDYKTHEFITYAAKKGDSQNMINFLEYLQSQRPGANLLIIWDGASYHRSNAIQDYLDSLNRQLEQEQWLITCKRFAPNAPQQNPVEDIWLQAKKLIREFYFFCHSFSVVKALFELAVNGQIFDFPKLNEYGNFSQMI
- a CDS encoding glycosyltransferase, which produces MATFCRQEYSTYQIIFSVRSPQDPGIDVVKQIIRDFPKLDIHLIICDRIIGTNLKVSNLANALSFAKYEILVIADSDIRVGEDYLQRVVQPLHNKNVGVVTCLYRSVARGWVEKLEAVGTACDFHAGAITSKQLEGMKFALGSTIVIRQEVLKAIGGFEAIADYLADDFQLGYLTAKVGYKVMLSDYI
- a CDS encoding class I SAM-dependent methyltransferase; translated protein: MINLAETAYLVAMYRALESERADALFKDPLARVLAGGKGEMFVEVIGEKDKITNAIAIRTYVIDNLILQLVKSKKIDTVINLAAGLDTRPYRLPLSLCASLRWIEVDLPEIIAYKEQLLKDQQPLCWLERVKLDITNLALRKTFFSEINLVARQALVITEGLLSYLHETQVALLATDIYEQSHLNWWLFELESSLALKHYDQVYARKIFDQYFADGNKTLLFAPEQGAEFFQHYNWKVAKSVSAWKELHRLNRGIKFAWLLEIIMKLVANEYWEKNQRQGSIVLLEKS